Proteins from a single region of Mucilaginibacter daejeonensis:
- a CDS encoding tetratricopeptide repeat protein: MFTNKARIGVALAFGIMVLFFIYQRSYELAAVAFVFVAMLVWGYFKEGTIILAAKQFHVKDYDKAEDLLLQIRNPEWLSKNRRGFYEFMMGGVSLHKQDFAAAEQHYEAATQYPLRSANDHVAALVHIVNISIRQGNYQKAQAYLQLAKAKGDQVNAKMRAVIQKLEQELETNNK; this comes from the coding sequence ATGTTCACTAACAAGGCACGTATAGGCGTGGCGCTGGCCTTCGGGATCATGGTGCTGTTCTTCATCTATCAGCGCAGCTATGAATTGGCTGCCGTTGCCTTTGTGTTCGTGGCCATGCTGGTGTGGGGCTACTTTAAAGAGGGTACCATCATTTTGGCAGCCAAACAGTTCCACGTTAAGGATTACGACAAAGCCGAGGACCTGCTGCTCCAGATCAGGAACCCGGAATGGCTGAGCAAGAACCGTCGTGGCTTTTATGAGTTCATGATGGGAGGGGTAAGCCTGCACAAGCAGGACTTTGCCGCTGCCGAGCAGCACTATGAGGCCGCTACCCAATACCCGCTACGCTCGGCGAACGATCACGTGGCCGCATTGGTGCACATCGTTAACATTAGCATACGCCAGGGTAATTATCAAAAGGCGCAGGCCTACCTGCAACTGGCCAAAGCCAAAGGTGATCAGGTGAACGCCAAGATGCGTGCAGTGATCCAAAAGCTGGAACAGGAGTTAGAGACCAACAACAAGTAA